The following proteins are encoded in a genomic region of Oncorhynchus keta strain PuntledgeMale-10-30-2019 chromosome 8, Oket_V2, whole genome shotgun sequence:
- the gata4 gene encoding transcription factor GATA-4: MYQGLAMTTNHGPSTYEPSFLHNASPTTSPVYVPTTRVTPMIPTLPYLQTHGSSQQSNPVSGHSAWAQPGSESVPSYNTGNAHHPPVSPRFSFSTSPPLSSGVAVARETNTFTSPLNISTNGRDHYGTRSIGGSYHSPYPAYMSPNMGGTWATSPFDSSVLHSLQSGGQTRHPNLELYDDFAEGRECVNCGAMSTPLWRRDGTGHYLCNACGLYHKVNGINRPLIKPQRRLSASRRVGLLCTNCHTTTTTLWRRNAEGEPVCNACGLYMKLHGVPRPLAMKKEGIQTRKRKPKNLNKSKPGTPGMDGHTPSSTPSAPCNSEEPRQIKTEPEALSLYSHHHNTHTQVSGIPAYINAQGGALPLKLSPGGHGGSSGSKNEPWNSLILA; encoded by the exons ATGTACCAGGGTTTAGCCATGACAACCAACCACGGACCCTCGACGTACGAGCCCAGTTTCCTCCACAATGCCTCCCCCACAACCTCACCGGTGTACGTGCCCACGACCCGGGTCACCCCCATGATCCCCACGCTGCCTTACCTCCAGACACACGGGTCCTCGCAGCAGAGCAACCCCGTGTCAGGCCACTCGGCCTGGGCGCAGCCGGGTTCCGAGTCGGTGCCCTCCTACAACACCGGCAATGCGCACCACCCTCCGGTTTCCCCGCGGTTCTCCTTCTCCACCAGCCCACCTCTCTCATCCGGGGTCGCCGTAGCTCGGGAGACGAACACGTTTACTAGTCCGCTCAACATCTCCACCAACGGGAGGGATCATTACGGGACGCGAAGCATTGGCGGGTCCTACCACAGTCCGTACCCGGCCTATATGAGCCCAAACATGGGTGGGACGTGGGCCACGTCTCCATTCGACAGCTCCGTCCTGCATAGCCTGCAGTCCGGGGGCCAGACAAGGCACCCCAACCTAG AGCTGTATGATGACTTTGCTGAGGGGCGTGAGTGTGTGAACTGTGGGGCGATGTCCACCCCACTGTGGAGACGGGATGGTACGGGCCACTACCTGTGTAACGCCTGTGGACTTTACCATAAGGTGAACGGTATAAACAGACCCCTCATCAAACCCCAAAGACGGCTG tctgCGTCTCGAAGAGTGGGTCTGTTGTGCACTAACtgccacaccaccaccaccacactgtgGAGACGCAACGCAGAGGGAGAGCCTGTCTGCAACGCCTGTGGTCTCTACATGAAACTACATGGGGTTCCTCGCCCCCTCGCCATGAAGAAGGAGGGGATTCAGACCCGCAAACGCAAACCCAAGAACCTCAACAAGTCCAAACCTg ggACTCCAGGCATGGATGGCCACACTCCCAGCAGCACTCCCAGTGCTCCTTGTAACTCAGAGGAGCCTCGCCAGATAAAGACAGAACCAGAGGCACTCAGCCTGTActcacaccaccacaacacacacacacag GTTTCGGGCATCCCAGCATATATAAATGCCCAGGGTGGGGCCTTGCCCCTCAAGCTGTCCCCTGGGGGGCACGGTGGGTCCTCTGGCTCCAAGAACGAGCCCTGGAACAGCCTGATCCTGGCCTAA